The Buteo buteo chromosome 3, bButBut1.hap1.1, whole genome shotgun sequence genome has a window encoding:
- the NTAQ1 gene encoding protein N-terminal glutamine amidohydrolase isoform X1: MAVPPRGRVSSGKAQPAAPAAPSTSCAALAPPPRPAMARPAAAYEAAVPPRPACAYTSCYCEENVWKLCDYIRSQHQYPLEEFYAVFISNERRMIPLWKQKSGHGDEPVVWEQRTLQFSCPSLNERRLQRNGEITKVSSKARWDYHVILLHVSSGKQNFIYDLDTVLPFPCPFDVYSVEAFRLDDNLHPEFRRKIRMVRADLYLKTFASDRSHMKDANGKWQKPPPSYPCIETADSKMNLDEFISMNPKVGWGSVFPLPDFVHRFGRQTDYSYSLEGQ; the protein is encoded by the exons ATGGCGGTCCCGCCGCGCGGCCGCGTTTCCTCGGGGAAGGCGCAGCCGGCGGCTCCCGCCGCGCCCAGCACTTCCTGCGCCGCCCTCGCCCCCCCGCCGAGGCCGGCGATGGCGCGGCCGGCGGCCGCCTACGAAGCGGCGgtgccgccccgccccgcctgcGCCTACACCAGCTGCTACTG CGAAGAAAATGTTTGGAAGCTTTGTGACTACATCAGGAGTCAGCATCAATACCCTTTAGAAGAATTCTATGCGGTTTTCATCTCCAACGAGAGGAGGATG ATTCCACTCTGGAAGCAGAAATCAGGACACGGAGATGAGCCTGTTGTCTGG GAGCAGCGTACACTTCAGTTTAGCTGTCCAAGCTTAAATGAAAGGAGGCTGCAAAGGAATGGGGAGATCACCAAGGTTTCTTCAAAAGCACGATGG GACTACCATGTTATTCTACTTCATGTTTCCAGTGGGAAGCAGAACTTCATTTATGATCTTGACACAGTGTTGCCGTTTCCGTGTCCTTTTGATGTGTACAGTGTGGAGGCCTTTAGGTTGGATGACAACCTTCATCCAGAATTTCGCAG GAAAATCAGAATGGTTCGAGCAGATTTGTACTTGAAGACATTTGCTTCAGATAGATCTCATATGAAGGATGCAAATGGGAAATGGCAGAAACCTCCCCCTTCATACCCTTGCATTGAAACTGCAG ACTCCAAGATGAACTTGGATGAATTCATCAGTATGAATCCCAAAGTGGGATGGGGCTCAGTATTCCCCCTTCCAGACTTTGTGCATCGATTTGGCAGACAGACTGATTACAGCTATTCCTTGGAAGGACAGTGA
- the NTAQ1 gene encoding protein N-terminal glutamine amidohydrolase isoform X3: MAVPPRGRVSSGKAQPAAPAAPSTSCAALAPPPRPAMARPAAAYEAAVPPRPACAYTSCYCEENVWKLCDYIRSQHQYPLEEFYAVFISNERRMIPLWKQKSGHGDEPVVWDYHVILLHVSSGKQNFIYDLDTVLPFPCPFDVYSVEAFRLDDNLHPEFRRKIRMVRADLYLKTFASDRSHMKDANGKWQKPPPSYPCIETADSKMNLDEFISMNPKVGWGSVFPLPDFVHRFGRQTDYSYSLEGQ, translated from the exons ATGGCGGTCCCGCCGCGCGGCCGCGTTTCCTCGGGGAAGGCGCAGCCGGCGGCTCCCGCCGCGCCCAGCACTTCCTGCGCCGCCCTCGCCCCCCCGCCGAGGCCGGCGATGGCGCGGCCGGCGGCCGCCTACGAAGCGGCGgtgccgccccgccccgcctgcGCCTACACCAGCTGCTACTG CGAAGAAAATGTTTGGAAGCTTTGTGACTACATCAGGAGTCAGCATCAATACCCTTTAGAAGAATTCTATGCGGTTTTCATCTCCAACGAGAGGAGGATG ATTCCACTCTGGAAGCAGAAATCAGGACACGGAGATGAGCCTGTTGTCTGG GACTACCATGTTATTCTACTTCATGTTTCCAGTGGGAAGCAGAACTTCATTTATGATCTTGACACAGTGTTGCCGTTTCCGTGTCCTTTTGATGTGTACAGTGTGGAGGCCTTTAGGTTGGATGACAACCTTCATCCAGAATTTCGCAG GAAAATCAGAATGGTTCGAGCAGATTTGTACTTGAAGACATTTGCTTCAGATAGATCTCATATGAAGGATGCAAATGGGAAATGGCAGAAACCTCCCCCTTCATACCCTTGCATTGAAACTGCAG ACTCCAAGATGAACTTGGATGAATTCATCAGTATGAATCCCAAAGTGGGATGGGGCTCAGTATTCCCCCTTCCAGACTTTGTGCATCGATTTGGCAGACAGACTGATTACAGCTATTCCTTGGAAGGACAGTGA
- the NTAQ1 gene encoding protein N-terminal glutamine amidohydrolase isoform X4, with protein MAVPPRGRVSSGKAQPAAPAAPSTSCAALAPPPRPAMARPAAAYEAAVPPRPACAYTSCYCEENVWKLCDYIRSQHQYPLEEFYAVFISNERRMDYHVILLHVSSGKQNFIYDLDTVLPFPCPFDVYSVEAFRLDDNLHPEFRRKIRMVRADLYLKTFASDRSHMKDANGKWQKPPPSYPCIETADSKMNLDEFISMNPKVGWGSVFPLPDFVHRFGRQTDYSYSLEGQ; from the exons ATGGCGGTCCCGCCGCGCGGCCGCGTTTCCTCGGGGAAGGCGCAGCCGGCGGCTCCCGCCGCGCCCAGCACTTCCTGCGCCGCCCTCGCCCCCCCGCCGAGGCCGGCGATGGCGCGGCCGGCGGCCGCCTACGAAGCGGCGgtgccgccccgccccgcctgcGCCTACACCAGCTGCTACTG CGAAGAAAATGTTTGGAAGCTTTGTGACTACATCAGGAGTCAGCATCAATACCCTTTAGAAGAATTCTATGCGGTTTTCATCTCCAACGAGAGGAGGATG GACTACCATGTTATTCTACTTCATGTTTCCAGTGGGAAGCAGAACTTCATTTATGATCTTGACACAGTGTTGCCGTTTCCGTGTCCTTTTGATGTGTACAGTGTGGAGGCCTTTAGGTTGGATGACAACCTTCATCCAGAATTTCGCAG GAAAATCAGAATGGTTCGAGCAGATTTGTACTTGAAGACATTTGCTTCAGATAGATCTCATATGAAGGATGCAAATGGGAAATGGCAGAAACCTCCCCCTTCATACCCTTGCATTGAAACTGCAG ACTCCAAGATGAACTTGGATGAATTCATCAGTATGAATCCCAAAGTGGGATGGGGCTCAGTATTCCCCCTTCCAGACTTTGTGCATCGATTTGGCAGACAGACTGATTACAGCTATTCCTTGGAAGGACAGTGA
- the NTAQ1 gene encoding protein N-terminal glutamine amidohydrolase isoform X2: protein MAVPPRGRVSSGKAQPAAPAAPSTSCAALAPPPRPAMARPAAAYEAAVPPRPACAYTSCYCEENVWKLCDYIRSQHQYPLEEFYAVFISNERRMIPLWKQKSGHGDEPVVWEQRTLQFSCPSLNERRLQRNGEITKVSSKARWDYHVILLHVSSGKQNFIYDLDTVLPFPCPFDVYSVEAFRLDDNLHPEFRRKIRMVRADLYLKTFASDRSHMKDANGKWQKPPPSYPCIETAGSSKKALAPSSFCPLIRLQDELG from the exons ATGGCGGTCCCGCCGCGCGGCCGCGTTTCCTCGGGGAAGGCGCAGCCGGCGGCTCCCGCCGCGCCCAGCACTTCCTGCGCCGCCCTCGCCCCCCCGCCGAGGCCGGCGATGGCGCGGCCGGCGGCCGCCTACGAAGCGGCGgtgccgccccgccccgcctgcGCCTACACCAGCTGCTACTG CGAAGAAAATGTTTGGAAGCTTTGTGACTACATCAGGAGTCAGCATCAATACCCTTTAGAAGAATTCTATGCGGTTTTCATCTCCAACGAGAGGAGGATG ATTCCACTCTGGAAGCAGAAATCAGGACACGGAGATGAGCCTGTTGTCTGG GAGCAGCGTACACTTCAGTTTAGCTGTCCAAGCTTAAATGAAAGGAGGCTGCAAAGGAATGGGGAGATCACCAAGGTTTCTTCAAAAGCACGATGG GACTACCATGTTATTCTACTTCATGTTTCCAGTGGGAAGCAGAACTTCATTTATGATCTTGACACAGTGTTGCCGTTTCCGTGTCCTTTTGATGTGTACAGTGTGGAGGCCTTTAGGTTGGATGACAACCTTCATCCAGAATTTCGCAG GAAAATCAGAATGGTTCGAGCAGATTTGTACTTGAAGACATTTGCTTCAGATAGATCTCATATGAAGGATGCAAATGGGAAATGGCAGAAACCTCCCCCTTCATACCCTTGCATTGAAACTGCAG GCTCCTCCAAGAAGgctctggctccatcttctttctgTCCTCTGATCAG ACTCCAAGATGAACTTGGATGA
- the NTAQ1 gene encoding protein N-terminal glutamine amidohydrolase isoform X6: MIPLWKQKSGHGDEPVVWDYHVILLHVSSGKQNFIYDLDTVLPFPCPFDVYSVEAFRLDDNLHPEFRRKIRMVRADLYLKTFASDRSHMKDANGKWQKPPPSYPCIETADSKMNLDEFISMNPKVGWGSVFPLPDFVHRFGRQTDYSYSLEGQ; encoded by the exons ATG ATTCCACTCTGGAAGCAGAAATCAGGACACGGAGATGAGCCTGTTGTCTGG GACTACCATGTTATTCTACTTCATGTTTCCAGTGGGAAGCAGAACTTCATTTATGATCTTGACACAGTGTTGCCGTTTCCGTGTCCTTTTGATGTGTACAGTGTGGAGGCCTTTAGGTTGGATGACAACCTTCATCCAGAATTTCGCAG GAAAATCAGAATGGTTCGAGCAGATTTGTACTTGAAGACATTTGCTTCAGATAGATCTCATATGAAGGATGCAAATGGGAAATGGCAGAAACCTCCCCCTTCATACCCTTGCATTGAAACTGCAG ACTCCAAGATGAACTTGGATGAATTCATCAGTATGAATCCCAAAGTGGGATGGGGCTCAGTATTCCCCCTTCCAGACTTTGTGCATCGATTTGGCAGACAGACTGATTACAGCTATTCCTTGGAAGGACAGTGA
- the NTAQ1 gene encoding protein N-terminal glutamine amidohydrolase isoform X5, which translates to MIPLWKQKSGHGDEPVVWEQRTLQFSCPSLNERRLQRNGEITKVSSKARWDYHVILLHVSSGKQNFIYDLDTVLPFPCPFDVYSVEAFRLDDNLHPEFRRKIRMVRADLYLKTFASDRSHMKDANGKWQKPPPSYPCIETADSKMNLDEFISMNPKVGWGSVFPLPDFVHRFGRQTDYSYSLEGQ; encoded by the exons ATG ATTCCACTCTGGAAGCAGAAATCAGGACACGGAGATGAGCCTGTTGTCTGG GAGCAGCGTACACTTCAGTTTAGCTGTCCAAGCTTAAATGAAAGGAGGCTGCAAAGGAATGGGGAGATCACCAAGGTTTCTTCAAAAGCACGATGG GACTACCATGTTATTCTACTTCATGTTTCCAGTGGGAAGCAGAACTTCATTTATGATCTTGACACAGTGTTGCCGTTTCCGTGTCCTTTTGATGTGTACAGTGTGGAGGCCTTTAGGTTGGATGACAACCTTCATCCAGAATTTCGCAG GAAAATCAGAATGGTTCGAGCAGATTTGTACTTGAAGACATTTGCTTCAGATAGATCTCATATGAAGGATGCAAATGGGAAATGGCAGAAACCTCCCCCTTCATACCCTTGCATTGAAACTGCAG ACTCCAAGATGAACTTGGATGAATTCATCAGTATGAATCCCAAAGTGGGATGGGGCTCAGTATTCCCCCTTCCAGACTTTGTGCATCGATTTGGCAGACAGACTGATTACAGCTATTCCTTGGAAGGACAGTGA